The DNA window TATTGCTCTGCTAACTGTGCTGAATACCTTGAGCTGTTACTCTCTAATCAGAAGCAAGGAAACATGAAGTGTTAGCTATCTAATACAGTTTTACTTCAGTGAGCCCCATGAGTTCCATTGGTTTGAATGAGATACTGAACATGGTTGCAGACTTCCATTTATACCTTCACAAATCCTTCAGAAGCAGAATTCCCACAGTGGCAACAACTTGTTGGGTAGATCAAAATAAACTTACTTCTTGTTAATGAATTTCAAATTCAGTCTGCTTCTTCACTAAATGGTAGTCATCATGGGGGACAGGTTTAAAATTTGACAGAGTAGCAGAGTCATCTTCCAGCTGCTGTGACTTGAGGATGCATCCACAGAAGCAACATACCAACTCCAACAGTGGCACTCAGAATGACACAATTATATGGGCCAAGCTGATGTTCACTGGGTCTGGAATTATCATCTTTTCCTGTGCCTTGGCCATGTAGATATGTCCCTCTCTACTCTACATGTCTTGTTTTTCCCTTGGTCTCATTGCCACAagttgaactctggttctctggttGTTGACACTCTGTGCTACAAAGTGAACTATATTCTGACTTATTTGGTCAAGTCACAATTACAATATCTAATAATTTGACTGCATTTGGATATCTGGCCTTTGAGATGGGAAATTGAGTTAAAATGAGGTCATTGGAGTGACAACCCAACAGTACTGGTATCCTGGCAAGAAATTTAGGTTGGGAGATTTAGCTTAGAGTGTTCGTTTGTCATCTGGAAGGCCACAGATTCAACCCCGACAACAACAATCGCCACcaccaaggaagaaagaaagaaagaaaaggacaagaaaCTCTGAATACAAATACCTGAAGAAAGGGCAAATAATGAGGAAAGACAGCCCTTTACAGGTCAAGGAAAACACCCTAGACATAATCAAGCCTGCATGTGCCTTGATTTCACATTTCTATCCTCTAGGACCATTTTTATGTATTAgggaacccatttttttttttttttttaatttggtactTGTTATGGAAACCCTAGCCAACTAATATCCCTCGAAAGCACAAAGCAGATAGAACTTGCTCTGTGTTGGATGTCTGCTGTTGCCGTTAAGTTGAAGAACAAGACAGTTGGTAACTAATCAAGAGGCGGTGGTAAATGGTTTTACTACTAACCTGACCTCCTAGTCAGGAAAATAAATGGGATTACAGCCATTCAGAGGAGTGCGGCTATCATCTTTGTCACTATGAACACCTTTGAGGTGTTTTGTTTAGAACTAAAGTTTTCTACTGATATGTATCCATAAATAGTAGTAGATTTGATAAGGGTTAAAGTAGCCAGAAAGGAGATAAAAGGCAGAGATGAGAGTCTGCAGTGAAAGGGTTGGGAAGCATGCGTCCAAGGATAGGGAAGCACAGAACCAAGTTGACGCTGATCTGTTATAGGCGCCAAATGCTCCACACATAACGGGCAACTGCTAGCAgctggcacccccccccccagagttccaCCTGCTTTTTACTTCAAATTCCCACCAGGAAGGACCAGCAATTTCTTCTGTCAGAAATTAGAGACCAGCCTGTTACAGGGCTCTGCATCTCCTTAGGAAAGAAAGTCTCCTTCCTCCTATTTCCAGCTCCCTTCCTTCTACATTAGTCTAGTATGTTGTACAATACATTGGTGGAcagataatctctctctctctctctctctctctctctctctctctctctctctctctctctctgactgatACATGAACATTTGCAAAGTAAATATCCATCCAATGCCATCCAAAACCTCCAAGGACTTGAAGCTGACTCTGTACACTTCCATACTGATCCTGTGCAAAGCCTCCCATCCAAGTTTGGATCCTTGTACAATGTTGAGAAGCAAAAGCCACAGACACAAATGACTTCTATGGGCCATCTCAAATGAGAGCAATGACTAGAAATTTACTTGATACCAATATCAGGGAGCAAGTATAACTTAGAGTAAAACTTTTATGTAAACTATATATTATAATAGAAAGCACATAGTTAAAGTTAGTGACAACTTTGtgatattcaaacacatgacatTTTAGCATGTGTAAAGACCACCTGAAAGTTAAGAATGAAAAGTCAGGCTGGAGATAGCTCAGCCAGTTTGCTTtgcaagtatgaggaccagaGGTTAAAAGTCAGGAGCTGTGGCATACCCCTATAACCCTCATGCTTCAGACAGGGGGAAGGGTGGAGCCAGAGGATCTCTAGAGGTGGTGAGGgtagccaaatcagtgagctgCTTCAGTTtcaaagaccttgtctcaaaaacaaggtgggaACTGAGGAAGACAGTACATATTGACCTCTGGctctatgcatgtatgtatacacacacatgcaaccccccccacacacgtgagtgtgtgtgtgtgtgtatgtgtgtgcatgaggtgtgtgtgtgtgtgtgtgtgtgagagagagagagagagagagagagagagaaagagagagagagagagagagaggagggggcgaGTATGAAAAGCCATTTAAAGAAGGAACATGTAAAAACTCAaatctttcctgtttcctttgtcACTATCACCCCTTTTCCCACAATTTAAAACCTATTTCGATCTATACAATACCAGTGTTTGCAGCCAAGAATCAAACAAGAGGTTGGTTGCCCTCCcccaaaaaggaaaagacaggttttatgttttgttttgtttttcctcctagaATTTGGCAATGAATTATGATAACAGAAGTTTGAGTTCTCCTGTATTTGTGATTTCAGGTGCAGGGATGGCTCCACTgggaagtgttacagctctttattttataggaaaataattCCTTAGCTCACCTCACAAAGCTGTTCTAAAGTGCTGGGGAACTCTATAACCAGAACAAGCAACAAATgttactaatttaaaaacaactgtTTGTCTTTGACTTTATAAGACTCTGATTATCTTATGAACCCAGACCACTTGAGAGAATTGTGCTGGGATTCCAAAACATCTGGAGAATTTTCTGGCAGCATCCTCACTACACAGGAGCCATTCTGAGGATAGTATGTTTGAGTTTGGGTCCTGTAAAATTTTCATCAAAGTTGTCTTTCTCCAAGGTGCTGAAGCCAAAGAATGTGGTACCTCTGAAACTATTCCCTGCTCATTAGCCTTGGGGACAGTTGGTTCctcttcttaaagaaaacaacaacaaaaagattccCACATCAGGCATTGCATGTCTTGTAGTCAAGCATTTGACCAGCAGGGAAATCCAAATGGAAACCTATGTTTCCTAACTAAAACACAAAGCCAGTTACACAGTTTTCAGATTATCTGTAGATCAGTTCCTCCTGGCTGAACACTTCACTATGCTCCACATCCTGGCTGGCATTCACTCCACTCAGGATGCTCTCTGCtggtaggggaaaaaaatgtctttggaaTGCTAAACCAAAGGCCAGAGTTATTTTGCAGTGTTTGCGAATGCAGACATTGAGTACATTTCTAAGGTTCCTAACCCAGAGGCAGACAATGCTCCTTGAACCATGCCCAACCCATATAAGCAGGGTAGAACCTCCATGCACACTTAAGATTCCAATAGGAATTGACCATACTTCAAGTGGAAGGTAAGGGTGAGAGCATCAACTATAGAGTAGAATTTCTTAGCTTGGCACAATCTGCTCTGTTAGTTGCTCTACcttcagaacattaaaaaaaaaaaaaatactccctgcctcagtttcttctttataaaacGGAGATAGATAATCTACCTCCTAGTCTGATGTATCACTATGTGAGAACCTTAGCCCGGAACCCAATACAGAAGATCGAGAGAAATAAAATGCACTGCATTCCTCTATGATTAAAGCACTTTTAACCACAAACTGGTCTTCTTGATATTGCTTTCCAGCATGTTTTGACaactagtaaataaaaatattttcttctgatacttAGAACAGTTACTTGTTAGTCTGAACTCCAGATCTAGGGGAATGGCTTATGCATATGAATGGTCTTCCTTAATTAGCCATTAACTAAAGACTATGTCCCAAGTGGCAGGGTAATTTACACCGTGTTTGAAAACAGGTTGAGCACTTCACTTCTAAATTAGGAGCAATGAATTCATGTTGAAAGTGTAGCCAATAACCCAGCAGCTGTTCCCTTAGTTTCAAAGCTTCAGTCCAAAGTAACCTTTTTACAGCAAATACCTGATCAATCAATACAGATTGTCCACACTGGTCTACCAAGGActaccccagcactggagagagggCATCTTAAAGGGGTACCCAAAGTGCCCTCTACCTCTGAGAACGAGGGAGTGCCTTCTTTtcaaagagagaggggggtggggtgggatgccACAGAACCAAAGCCATTGTGCCCCTTCTCAGAGGGTGCCAAGTCGCCAGTAGGCGCTTGCCTCTTACCACGAACTCCTCCAAAGTCTGGTAGGTCTTGCCCCGGAACTCGCAGTAGTTCTTCTTCTCCTTGCACTGCGGACAGCACTGGCTGGTGTCGACGTGGATGCAGCGCGGGTGAAGCCTTGGGCACTCTGGCTGTGCGCAAAGGGGCCCCTCCTCCGTACACAGACACGGGCAGGCTGAGGGACCTGGGGCGAACTTCTCCCCGATCGCATACACGAAGCCGCTCTCGTCCACGCAGCCCTTCCCGCGGTAGTCGGGGTAGGCGTATTCCTCAGGCAGCTCGGGTGTGGGCACGAGTTCCAGGCTGATAGCTTCCTGGGCGGCGGCCGGGGGCTCCCCCTGTGGGGTATCCCCACGAGGCCGGACCTGCCAGTCCGAGGCCTTGGCGCTCCCTCCCTGGGCAGCCCAGGCCTGCTTCTGCTTGCTCCACGCCTCCCGGCCCGAGAGCGCGCGGCTGCCCTTGCTCTTCCAGTCCCGGGCACTGCTGCCCTCGTCCCTCGAGGCGCGCCCGAGCTCGCTCACCCGCCCCGGGCTGTCCCGAGACGCGTGCTCGCGCTTCTCCTGGCCGGGTTGCTCAGGAGCTTGGGCCAGTTTCTCCAGCGGGATGCTCGGACTGCACAGAGCCACCATCAGGCAGCAGGTGACCAAGAGGGAACTGGAGAGCGCGCCAACTGCCATCGCAGAGGAGCTAGGCATCCCCTACCACGTcccggcgggcgggcgggcggggagCGCGGACGATGAGCGAGTCGCATTCACAGCCCGGGGGCGCGCCGCTGCCAGCCTGGAGTCGCCGTCCCTGCGGAGAGAACAGCAGTACAACTGAGCTCCGCGGCTCGCGCGCACCTCGGCCCCGCCGTAGCCCCCTCCCGACCCGGCGCCGCCCGGGCTCTAGCATCCCTCTAGATTAACGAGCTGGACGCCGGGGGCGGGGGCAACTTGCCCAGTGTCTGGTATACAACGAGGTTCTCAGACATCACACATGTGCAGGAATACACAGAAAGCCAAGTTGGAGAAAAACACCGGCCGCGAGGGTCTCCTGCAGTGGAGATTAGTGCTGGAGATGGTCACTGGCAGGATGCTGAGCCCAGAAAATGCAGCAAGTCGGGCGGGTGCGGGCTGCAAGGCTTGCACTCAAAGCTCAAATCCTGGCACCTGGACTGGCCCTCCCTAAGTCCTGGCCGCATTTCCCGCAGgtttctaaacagagaattccgcAGTGGAGTTGGAGACTGACAAACGTGCGCGCAAATtaaagagaaaccctttctctcctGCCCAAGGGGTTTGTGCATGGAAAGGAAGCTGGGGGAGaagtgagagaaaaaggaaaacactcCCTCCCAACAAAACCAGAATCTTGTTGTTACTCCGAAGACCCCACAACTCATTTGTAACTTCTTAGATGCTTGCTCTCTAGGGAGTACATGACTCTTGGTTCTCTAACCTGGGCACTATCTGGCCTTTGCCTGGTTGGCCAGGTCCAGGATTCCCTAGCCTTTACTCCTTAGCTGCTACCCCACTTCCAGTACTGGCTCTTCACTAGGAGATGTGAAGGGTGACTGTGAGCGCTGCTTCCAGCCAGAGCGCTATGCTAGCTTGGAGTAGCATATAACCCAGAGGGGTCTTGGTGATGGATAAGTGATGCTCGTCCAGGGAGtactgagaaggaaggaggagagtgcAGGGTCATAGGATTAGGGCCAAGACTATCTTACTGAAGGGCCTCTTCCAGCCTTTCGTGGATCTCAAAGTTTCTGCCACCCAAAGGAGTCCAGAGCCCCCAGACATCGCTGGGTACAGACATTCCAGTCTCTGTTTGCTTCTGCCAAACACCCCCCTCTCCGTGCGCACCAGTGCCTCTGTCCCCCTCTACCTCAGCCAGCCCTTTCTATTAGGACTCCAATTAGGGCTGGCCTCTGGCTCACCGCCAATGCCAGTGGACTTCAGCCCAGGGCGAGTCGCCCATATTTAAAACTTGGCAGGCAAGAAGAGGCCCTCTCCTTCAGATCGGCCATAGAGTAGTTTCCGGAGGCGTCCCCGTGCCCGCGGCGTGGACCTCCAACATGCACCCTCACCCCGGCGGAGTGGCACCTACATACATgagctcaggaggcaggaggaacgCCAGGCTCTAGCGGGTGCGGCCCTGGGGCTCCAGAGCCCATCCTGGTACCGGCGGGGCACCAGCGCAGGGCAGACCGTGGAGAGCACAGTCCGACCTGCGCGCTCCGCCCGGCGCATGCACCCGGCTAGAGCATTTGACCCAGCCTGTTCATCTGGCTGCTGGTGGCCGGTAGCCTTCTTTGAGTCTTGTCAGTGCCCGCGTTCCCTTCCGACTCTCATCCCCGGGTCTTGTCCCTGAGTCTCCACCACGAAGCGTGCTCTAGGGAGCCGCCAGAGCCCAGTCTTTCTCTCCTTGCCAGCCAGGCAAAGAATTTCTCCAAACCGAGCTGCGGGGACCAGTGGGCAGCCTCTGCGCCCTAGAGGAGAGGAGCAGCTCGGAGCGCGTCCTGAGGGCCAATGGGATGCACGGTGGCTGAGAGCGCACGCCCGCCGCCTGTCGCAGCTGCCTAGCGTAGTGCTCACACCCCGCTCCCTCCTCCGCTGCCCACGCTCACGAGGCGTCGCCACCAGGGCTGGCGTTGCCCTGCCCTCGGTGGGTAGGAGACCTGAGCAGCACGCGCTGCCCTAGCAGCCGCTGCTCAGCCCACCTGTCAGGCTCACTCAGGCTTCCTTCTCAGACTTGTCACTCACTCCCCTCTGGACCTTTCAtcttggcttttcttctttctgtttattcttttctttaaaatcctcTCCCCTAATTGGCCCCCTCTGGCTTTGCTCTAGGTGAACAGATTGCTTTTGCTGCTgttggaaatgtaaaccaaactGTTGAGTTTGGAATTCCGAGGATGTGTTAGCAGAGCCTGTAGGGAGGTTTACATCTAGAAACCCAGAGGAACAGACAAGGACGAACAAGAAAGGTGGAAGATTTCAAACAGCATACACTCTGGTTCTCCTCTACCACAGAGGCTGCTGCGGGCTGCTGCTGACTTGTTCAAATGCTGATGTCAGTTCCCTCCGCTTTGATCTTGAAGGCAGAATCTGCCTCTTTTCTTGGATAAAGGACAGTGGTATATGTTCAAATTAATCTCCAATGTGAGATGTTTAAAGAAATATCTATTTCTTGGACAGTGGCTACTCTCCATGCCAGCGGTGCTCAGATAGTAACACAGGACTTTGCAGGGTCCGGCCATCTGTTGGGAGCGAGACTGCCTTGGAAGGAAGGAACTACTTTCTCCGCCTCTGTGTACAGGATGAACCAAGGATTAAGTGGAGACCTGAAAGAATAAGACCTGGAAATTCCTTGGGAGACTGCTTTTCCttacatatagacacatgcatactGACAAAAATTTAGGGAGTCTCTATGACCAGGATAATCGATGCTTCCTGCATTTGCTGCAAACACCACTCTTGTCCCTTGCAGAGAAAAGAAGACCTATCCTTGCCTGGGGGTTGCTGCCTCGTTTACAGAGATCCCTTGCTCCTCCCATATGCCTCAATCATAACTTCCGGGCTGTATGGTACCACTAAGACAAATACCTCCACATACCTCCATAAAAATAGCACTGTAGGTGTGATTATTTTTATCATGGGACATGAGCCCTCCATGGAGTACCTAGAGACAACAACAAATGCTTTCTAGAATCAAGGCTGTTATTGCTAACTGCTCTAGTCATGAAATAGCCCAGGTCTTTGTTTTATCAAGTGCCCCCCACCATTTACTTACAGGTGGGAATTGCACATGTGTACACTTTCTAGGACTATGTAATAATACATGTGAACAAGCATAACTGAAAAATCAGGTGCCCAATTGAAGGGATGAAGATGTTTTATTTGCCTCACCTTGGTCCTAATGAAGAGGTTTTGTTTCACTATGATCCCAAGTCACTTTGAAACTTTTTTCCCCAACCTTATGGTTATAATGAAGAGATATTAATATGAGTATTCAAGCTTGCAAGTAAAGACTTGGCTTGCTAAGGAAATACTGGTTATCCCACTATGTGTCTAAACTGGTCTTTCTTATCAGATATTCTGGAACAGTAATTGGGCAGATTAGATGAAGGGAGAATGCAGTTTCAGAGAAACCCCTTTGTTAGTGAATAAGAGTATTATCCATCCAGGCAACGTCaatgtcttagctagggtttctattgctgtggtgaagcactgtgaccaaaagcagccaaaaaaaggaggaaagggtctatttcacTCACATTTCCACATAACAGTTTATTATTGAAGGGAATTcgaacagaaactcaaacagggcagggacatggaggcaggagttaatgcagaagccacggaagaatgctgcttgctggcttgttcctCAAGACTTATTTAGCCTGCCTTCTTAGACTgacagcccaaggatggcaccacttACAATGggtttctacctcacaccaatcactaattaagacaaaTGCCATACAAGCTTGTCTTCAGCCTGATCTTATGCcagcattttcttggttgctgtTCCTTCCTCGAAAATGACTCCAACTTGTCTCAAGTTGAAAGGAAAGCCAATCAGGACTTTAAcctcttgtcaagttgacagacagACCATCACTTTTCAGTtagaacctttcctttcttatttgtcCCCAAGATGCGctgttaatattaatattgtgccaggtggtggtagtatacacctttaatcccagcagaggggcaggtgaatctctgaatcAGAGACCAGCCAGCTCTACAGAGCAAGAGAGTGAGTTAAGGATGGTCAGAGATACATAGGGAAACCCCGTCTCTATAAACCAAAGAAAATTAACATTGCAATGTAAAACATATATAACTGAAAGTTCTGCATTCTTTACAAGTTcaagcacttttaaaaaaaaaatcagtctcttTAACATAACTCGTCTCTTTCAGAATTCAACATCTCTCTAGCAATCCAGTCTCTATAAAAATTtctaaatctctttaaaagttcaagtctctcaactgtgggctaTGAAATCaaataagttaaataattttttttttttttatccctagaaggaagaaccagggcacagtcacaattcTAACAAAGCGAAACTGAAGTCCAACACTGTAAAGCTCAATGTCAGAAATCTGGGGATTCATTCACAATCTTCTGGGTTCCTTCAAGGGGGTTAGGCCGTCATTCATAGCACACAGCACTTATCTCCAGGTCCATGCTGAGTCTATTCTACATCTGCTGCTGCCATTGGGGGTtgacccatggtgctggcatcTCTAAAATGCTAAAGTGTCCACTACAATTGGGCAGTATCCTCACTTACAGCCTTTGTTGGGCTTTCTTTGGGGACTCTGACCAGGCTATTCAGGATCAAGCTTTAACTTCCCTCCATAACACATTCAGTTCTGGGGCTTGGACTGCAACCAAGGCTGCATCAGTTACTGGCATCACATGGGTGACTTTGacactaccaagttcagctgctgGAATGAGGAACAACAGCCTTGGCTGCCTCTGGATTACAACTTTTCTGTACCGACTCCAAAGAAAGGCTTCCCATAAGATTTTTGTCTTGATGATCTTGATCTATTCTTAAACAGGGTTTATCTCTTAGCTCCCGCTGATCAGCACCAATTGctccagcaaagcaaaggttttgcTTCAGTGGTGTTGGTCTGCTGTTAATCATTCCCATTTCTTCTGCTCCAGCTGACCAGAAACACAGACTCTTAATTCAAAACAGTGCATGAGCTGGATAgaatctttaatcttccctctctAAAACTCCACAAACCAGGATTTTATCATCTGTATTTCTCTCAGGATTCTTAGCTCCCAAGATTCCTAGGAGTAACCCATTGGTCTCTGAGTACTCAATGAATGGCTTTTAAGTTCCAAAGACCTTCTAAAACCCTTTCCAAAAGAGCATGATCAGGTCTGTCACTTCAATACTTTCCTCTTTATAACAATACCACAACCCCCATACCCAGCAACTAAATAAAGGGGACTTTGCCAGCACAGCAGGAATTTGACCTTCATCTCTTGCCTATGCAGTAACTTCCCGTGGCCCATTTTCCTCCCTGCTTTTcatgtttcctttattgtttttcattttccttcctcttcctctctcttccttatcTTGTGTTTTAGGTTAGGGAGTGAATAACAGTGGCAGAAAGGCCTTTTGTTAGGGAATATGGTGACACCTGTCTTATCCAACTCCATCAAGCCTAGCTTTAAAACAGAGGGTTCTaatatctttaaaaggaaaaaaaaaacctacaagtGTTTAGGATTTGTACTTTGGGTGAATAGAGAGCTACATTTGCTGTCTCTGTGCTTAATTTTAACCCAGTttattcctttcccttttctttctccattcaggAGTTAAATTGGTCTTTGGCAATATAGTTATAATTAGTGGCCAGGATGAGCATGTGTGATCAGCTCCAGGGTAGCCCTGAGCACTAGCAGTACATGTGGGTTCTAAGCAGGTGGGTCACCTTTTCTGTCCCCTTAGGCAAAATTAATCTTGCCTTCTGCTTCTCCATCTAGGCATGGTTTATGTCTCTATTACCTTCTTATAACATTCAACTTTTTCATAGCTCCAGGGTGTTAATACTCACCTAGAAAATAACATCTAACTAAATGGCTGAACTGTATTTCATTCACCTTTCCATCCTTACTGCTGAGGGTCCTAATGAGACCCCATAGGGATGAAGGAAAGCAAGTAgggaagtaagaaagaaaggaatgataGGTGGGCAGAGCTTCACTCCAGCCCGGTTGCCATCTGGAGAGG is part of the Mus pahari chromosome 13, PAHARI_EIJ_v1.1, whole genome shotgun sequence genome and encodes:
- the Vwc2 gene encoding brorin, yielding MPSSSAMAVGALSSSLLVTCCLMVALCSPSIPLEKLAQAPEQPGQEKREHASRDSPGRVSELGRASRDEGSSARDWKSKGSRALSGREAWSKQKQAWAAQGGSAKASDWQVRPRGDTPQGEPPAAAQEAISLELVPTPELPEEYAYPDYRGKGCVDESGFVYAIGEKFAPGPSACPCLCTEEGPLCAQPECPRLHPRCIHVDTSQCCPQCKEKKNYCEFRGKTYQTLEEFVVSPCERCRCEANGEVLCTVSACPQTECVDPVYEPDQCCPICKNGPNCFAETAVIPAGREVKTDECTICHCTYEEGTWRIERQAMCTRHECRQM